One stretch of Pseudomonas azotoformans DNA includes these proteins:
- a CDS encoding tyrosine-type recombinase/integrase translates to MPLSDMAIRHARPTDKTYTLGDFDGLCLMVPVNGKKRWLFRFYWAGQQVKMSFGCYPAVSLKQAREYRDEARKLLAQNINPCEHRKQQLREVEAQEKHTFQAVYNDWIAYRRPSLKEGRQTTLSQILRVFKKDILPTLAERPIKSITRHDLLAILSIIEQRKAFTMAEKCRTWFNQLFRYALVKVERMELNPASITNTPSISKISGVVNW, encoded by the coding sequence ATGCCTCTATCAGATATGGCCATTCGGCACGCCAGACCTACAGATAAAACCTACACCCTCGGCGATTTTGACGGCCTGTGCCTCATGGTACCTGTCAACGGCAAAAAACGATGGCTGTTCCGTTTTTACTGGGCGGGTCAGCAAGTCAAAATGTCCTTCGGCTGCTATCCTGCGGTCAGCCTGAAACAAGCACGTGAATATCGCGATGAAGCGCGCAAGCTGCTGGCTCAAAACATCAACCCGTGTGAACACCGTAAGCAACAGCTGCGTGAAGTCGAGGCCCAAGAAAAGCATACCTTTCAAGCGGTCTACAACGACTGGATCGCCTACCGCCGCCCGAGCCTGAAGGAAGGGCGCCAAACCACCCTCTCGCAAATCCTCAGGGTCTTCAAAAAAGACATTTTGCCCACCTTGGCTGAGCGCCCTATCAAAAGCATTACCCGCCACGATCTGTTGGCGATCCTCAGCATCATCGAGCAGCGCAAAGCCTTCACTATGGCTGAAAAATGCCGCACCTGGTTCAACCAACTGTTTCGCTATGCCTTGGTAAAAGTTGAACGCATGGAACTCAACCCCGCTTCCATCACCAATACTCCATCAATCTCTAAGATATCCGGGGTAGTCAATTGGTGA
- a CDS encoding site-specific integrase → MMTTATHPQSVRTMLELARPYLYRRQGRYTLRVRPLGSKETLSVSLKTTNRQSALATAAHLLGTLRAFHLDTPDATWQDLKENLLDIAKDILKTRSVWDQFGDTRLVYRDVRKDLNEISSTEPLSIDQARAVSYGKRITTAGERRDEGDMGPILAIIAELGEGEGRNDWKPEISVPSVVETAPASKTLTFKTLADTYLEERKEDVKASSMRSMKACCDILVGVLGEMDMATHSRADLVGVRETLKEGRKPVTVNKIVTQMTTILNWAVDNGHIKQAFGKKLQLTKGAESGRIPFSQEQIATLIDHANCLPADDWKRWALTLGVISGARIGEIHQLTTPDILEIDGVLVMEAGLSSMRSTFTKA, encoded by the coding sequence ATGATGACCACCGCCACGCACCCTCAAAGTGTTAGAACAATGTTAGAGCTTGCGCGTCCCTATCTGTATAGGCGCCAAGGTCGTTACACACTCAGGGTCCGTCCTTTAGGCTCCAAAGAGACCCTTTCGGTCTCCCTCAAGACAACCAACAGGCAATCCGCATTGGCTACCGCTGCACACCTTCTGGGAACCCTCAGAGCCTTCCACCTCGATACACCCGACGCTACCTGGCAAGACCTCAAAGAGAACCTCTTAGACATCGCCAAAGACATCCTCAAGACTCGCTCTGTGTGGGATCAGTTTGGCGACACTCGGTTGGTCTACCGGGACGTTCGTAAAGACCTCAACGAGATATCCAGTACGGAGCCACTGAGCATTGATCAGGCCCGAGCTGTGTCCTATGGCAAACGGATAACGACTGCCGGTGAAAGACGGGACGAGGGCGATATGGGGCCTATCCTGGCAATCATCGCTGAGTTAGGTGAGGGCGAAGGGAGGAATGATTGGAAACCGGAAATATCGGTTCCGAGTGTGGTTGAGACAGCACCAGCCAGCAAGACACTCACCTTCAAGACGCTCGCAGATACCTACTTGGAAGAACGCAAGGAGGACGTTAAGGCGTCGTCTATGCGCAGCATGAAGGCTTGTTGCGACATTCTCGTAGGGGTGCTGGGTGAGATGGACATGGCGACTCACTCAAGGGCAGACCTTGTGGGCGTCCGTGAGACATTGAAGGAAGGGCGTAAGCCCGTGACTGTTAACAAGATCGTTACTCAGATGACCACCATTCTAAATTGGGCAGTGGACAACGGTCATATCAAACAGGCTTTTGGTAAGAAGCTTCAGCTAACGAAGGGTGCTGAGAGCGGACGTATACCATTCTCTCAGGAACAGATAGCCACGTTGATAGATCACGCTAACTGCCTTCCTGCTGACGATTGGAAACGTTGGGCGTTGACCTTAGGGGTTATCAGCGGTGCGCGTATAGGTGAGATTCACCAATTGACTACCCCGGATATCTTAGAGATTGATGGAGTATTGGTGATGGAAGCGGGGTTGAGTTCCATGCGTTCAACTTTTACCAAGGCATAG
- the pgsA gene encoding CDP-diacylglycerol--glycerol-3-phosphate 3-phosphatidyltransferase, with product MNIPNLITVLRVLLIPIFILLFYLPYQWSYAASSSVFAFAAATDWLDGYLARRLEQSTPFGAFLDPVADKLMVAVALVLLVQEHGNLWLTLPAAVIIGREIVVSALREWMAEIGARAHVAVSNMGKWKTAAQMLALVILLANPSDFSFWVLTGYALLLIAAGLTLWSMLQYLRAAWPHLRTTVEKK from the coding sequence ATGAATATCCCTAATCTGATCACCGTTCTACGCGTCCTGCTTATTCCTATTTTCATCCTGTTGTTTTATTTGCCGTACCAATGGAGCTATGCGGCCTCCAGTTCGGTATTCGCCTTCGCGGCCGCCACCGACTGGCTCGACGGCTACCTGGCCCGTCGCCTGGAACAGAGCACGCCGTTCGGCGCGTTCCTCGACCCGGTGGCCGACAAACTCATGGTCGCCGTCGCCCTGGTCCTGCTGGTGCAGGAACACGGCAACCTGTGGCTGACCCTGCCGGCCGCCGTGATCATCGGCCGCGAAATCGTGGTGTCCGCACTGCGCGAATGGATGGCCGAAATTGGCGCCCGCGCCCACGTCGCCGTCTCCAACATGGGCAAATGGAAAACCGCCGCACAGATGCTTGCGCTGGTGATCCTGCTGGCCAACCCGTCGGACTTCTCCTTCTGGGTGTTGACCGGCTACGCCTTGCTGCTCATCGCCGCCGGCCTGACCTTGTGGTCCATGCTCCAGTATCTGCGCGCTGCCTGGCCGCATCTGCGCACCACCGTTGAAAAGAAATAA